In a genomic window of Equus przewalskii isolate Varuska chromosome 4, EquPr2, whole genome shotgun sequence:
- the CCT8L2 gene encoding T-complex protein 1 subunit theta-like 2, which translates to MGSRAPSATGLPERLEPGPGQRPRSPGAEEQHVLSSVAAAQALARVIRPCYGPHGRQKLLVTARGDTVVTGYAAAILRALELEHPAARLLREAAQTQAEQSGDGAAFVVLLASALLERAERLLRAGLPRSQLREAYAAAAAETLAQLPGLAVRSLGPLENPFWALYSAINTHTPCQTSGLTKLVAHACWAARELDGSFQPERVGVCALPGGRLEDSCLLPGLAVAGKACGKVTAVPRGARVALFACAFGPASPSGPATARLCSPDDLTQFREGSEKLMEKQVGQLASADINVAVVWGEVDENTLPQADKHGIMVIQAKSRREMVYLSEVLGTPLMPYLLPPLKPGKCHRVYRQELGEGLAVVFEWECLGTPALTLVLRGPTTEGLRGVEQAAYHGIDAYFQLCQDPRLLPGAGATEMALVKILSDKGRKLEGPRGPAFLAFAHALRSLPETLAENAGLAVSEVMAEMHGAHQAGNFLTGVGTEGIINVVEEEVWDTLTAKAQGLRAAADVALQLVTIDEIIVAKKSPKIQEDLSPYPKKAKEHPSPVRKQSPRKN; encoded by the coding sequence ATGGGCAGCAGAGCCCCTTCGGCGACCGGGCTGCCCGAGCGGCTGGAGCCCGGCCCGGGGCAGCGCCCGAGGAGTCCAGGAGCCGAGGAGCAGCACGTGCTCAGCAGCGTGGCCGCGGCGCAGGCCCTGGCCAGAGTCATCCGGCCCTGCTACGGCCCCCACGGGCGGCAGAAGCTCCTGGTGACCGCCCGAGGAGACACCGTGGTCACGGGGTACGCCGCGGCCATCCTCCGCGCCCTGGAGCTGGAGCACCCGGCCGCCCGGCTGCTGCGGGAAGCCGCGCAAACGCAGGCGGAGCAGAGCGGCGACGGCGCGGCCTTCGTGGTCCTGCTGGCCTCGGCGCTGCTGGAGCGGGCCGAGCGGCTGCTGCGGGCCGGCCTGCCGCGCTCGCAGCTCCGGGAGGCctacgccgccgccgccgcggagACACTGGCCCAGCTGCCTGGCCTGGCCGTCCGCTCTCTGGGGCCGTTGGAAAACCCGTTTTGGGCCCTCTATTCGGCGATAAATACGCACACTCCGTGCCAGACGTCCGGCTTGACCAAGCTGGTGGCCCACGCCTGCTGGGCGGCCAGGGAGCTGGACGGCAGCTTCCAACCCGAGCGCGTGGGCGTGTGCGCGCTGCCCGGAGGAAGGCTGGAGGACTCGTGCCTGCTCCCGGGGCTGGCCGTGGCCGGCAAGGCCTGCGGGAAGGTGACCGCGGTGCCGAGAGGCGCCAGGGTGGCTCTCTTCGCTTGCGCCTTCGGTCCTGCCAGTCCAAGTGGACCGGCAACTGCACGTCTCTGCAGTCCTGACGACCTAACTCAGTTCAGGGAAGGCAGCGAGAAATTGATGGAAAAGCAGGTGGGCCAGCTGGCGAGCGCGGATATTAACGTGGCGGTGGTATGGGGGGAAGTCGACGAGAATACCCTACCACAGGCTGATAAGCATGGCATCATGGTGATTCAAGCGAAGTCCCGGCGGGAGATGGTTTACCTGAGTGAAGTACTGGGCACACCTTTGATGCCTTATCTGCTTCCTCCCCTGAAGCCAGGGAAGTGCCACAGGGTGTACCggcaggagctgggagaaggTTTGGCTGTGGTTTTTGAATGGGAATGTCTAGGCACCCCTGCCCTCACCTTGGTCCTCAGGGGGCCCACCACTGAGGGGCTGCGTGGTGTAGAGCAGGCTGCCTACCATGGGATTGATGCCTATTTCCAGTTGTGTCAGGATCCCAGACTGCTTCCAGGAGCTGGGGCCACAGAGATGGCTCTGGTGAAAATACTCTcagataaaggaaggaaattggaAGGGCCTAGGGGTCCTGCATTCCTAGCATTTGCCCATGCTCTGAGGTCTCTTCCAGAAACCTTGGCAGAGAACGCAGGCTTAGCTGTCTCAGAAGTGATGGCAGAAATGCATGGAGCTCACCAAGCTGGGAACTTCCTCACAGGAGTAGGAACCGAAGGGATAATTAATGTGGTCGAGGAGGAGGTGTGGGACACCCTAACAGCCAAAGCCCAAGGACTCCGAGCCGCGGCTGATGTGGCACTGCAGCTCGTGACCATAGATGAAATTATCGTGGCCAAGAAAAGTCCCAAAATTCAAGAGGACTTGAGTCCCTATCCTAAGAAGGCAAAGGAACATCCATCTCCTGTGAGAAAACAAAGTCCTCGGAAAAACTAA